Proteins encoded within one genomic window of Aquarana catesbeiana isolate 2022-GZ linkage group LG03, ASM4218655v1, whole genome shotgun sequence:
- the LOC141134867 gene encoding olfactory receptor 5AR1-like — MNVKNKTQVTVFEFSGLTDDKLVAPFLFMIFLVVYMVTMLGNVGMMAMVHISPNLHTPMYYLLSHLSMVDLFYSLVITPKMLSDLLSERKLITFIGCSLQFYFFCALVGTEVFILSGMAYDRYLAICHPLHYASVMTKKKCLCLFILSFVVGFVQSVAQTCSLFSLEFCDSNLIDHFYCDIPPLIRLSCSETRTCTIITLFFVCFCGLGSMTNILVSYTLIIPSILRINSAAGRRKAFSTCSSHLMCATVFYVAVFCSYFHPSSSTLKIQEKVASVFYTAVTPMLNPIIYSLRNQEVKRAIIRLLQKSSR; from the coding sequence ATGAACGTCAAGAACAAGACTCAAGTGACCGTGTTTGAGTTTTCTGGTCTTACTGATGATAAATTAGTTGCCCCGTTCCTCTTTATGATCTTTTTAGTGGTTTACATGGTGACCATGCTTGGAAACGTTGGGATGATGGCAATGGTTCACATCTCACCCAACCTACACACTCCAATGTACTACTTATTGAGCCATCTGTCTATGGTGGACCTCTTCTACTCTTTAGTAATCACTCCTAAAATGTTGTCTGACCTCCTTTCTGAGAGAAAATTAATTACATTTATTGGTTGCAGCCTTCAGTTCTATTTCTTTTGTGCACTGGTAGGTACAGAGGTCTTTATCCTGTCAGGCATGGCATATGACAGATATCTTGCTATATGCCACCCTCTCCACTACGCCTCAGTGATGACTAAGAAGAAATGTCTCTGTCTTTTTATTCTTTCATTTGTTGTTGGCTTTGTGCAGTCAGTTGCACAGACCTGCAGTCTATTCAGTCTTGAATTCTGTGACTCTAACCTTATAGACCACTTCTACTGTGACATCCCTCCACTGATCAGGCTGTCCTGTTCCGAAACTCGCACCTGCACCATCATCACCCTTTTCTTTGTGTGTTTTTGTGGTTTAGGTTCAATGACAAACATCCTAGTATCCTATACCCTCATCATTCCATCTATCTTACGGATAAACTCTGCggctggcaggagaaaagcatttAGCACCTGCTCCTCACATCTTATGTGTGCTACTGTCTTCTATGTTGCAGTATTCTGCTCTTACTTTCATCCATCCTCCAGTACCCTCAAAATACAGGAAAAGGTGGCCTCTGTATTCTACACGGCGGTGACTCCAATGTTAAATCCGATTATCTACAGCCTGAGGAACCAAGAGGTGAAAAGGGCCATCATAAGGCTGCTTCAGAAAAGTTCCCGATAA
- the LOC141134866 gene encoding olfactory receptor 5AR1-like has protein sequence MGVQNKTQVTMFEFSGLTDDKLVAPILFMLFLVVYIVTVLGNIGMIATVNISPTLHTPMYYLLSYLSMVDLFYSSVITPKMLSDLLSKRKLITFMGCSLQFYFFCALAGTEVYILSGMAYDRYVAICHPLHYISVMTKKKCLSLVILSFVVGFVQSVAQTSSLFSLEFCDSNLIDHFYCDIPPLVRLSCSETHTCTIVTLFFVCFCGLSSMTNILVSYTLIVPSILRINSVAGRRKAFSTCSSHLMCATIFYVAVVCAYFHPPSSTLKIQEKVASVFYTAVTPMLNPIIYSLRNQEAKKSILRLLQKSSH, from the coding sequence ATGGGTGTCCAGAACAAGACTCAAGTGACCATGTTTGAGTTTTCTGGTCTTACTGATGATAAATTAGTTGCTCCGATCCTTTTCATGCTCTTTTTAGTGGTTTACATAGTGACCGTGCTTGGAAACATCGGAATGATAGCAACGGTTAATATCTCACCCACCCTCCACACTCCAATGTACTACTTATTGAGCTATCTGTCTATGGTGGACCTCTTCTACTCTTCAGTAATTACACCTAAAATGTTGTCTGACCTCCTTTCCAAGAGAAAGTTAATCACATTCATGGGTTGCAGCCTTCAGTTCTACTTCTTTTGTGCACTGGCAGGTACAGAGGTCTACATCCTCTCAGGAATGGCGTATGACCGATATGTTGCTATATGCCACCCTCTCCACTATATCTCAGTGATGACTAAGAAGAAATGTCTCAGTCTTGTTATTCTCTCTTTCGTTGTTGGCTTTGTGCAATCAGTTGCACAGACCAGCAGTCTATTCAGTCTTGAATTCTGTGACTCTAACCTTATAGACCACTTCTACTGTGACATCCCTCCTCTGGTCAGGTTGTCCTGTTCCGAAACCCACACCTGCACCATTGTTACCCTTTTCTTTGTGTGTTTTTGTGGCTTAAGTTCAATGACAAACATCCTGGTATCCTACACCCTCATCGTTCCATCTATCTTACGGATAAACTCTGTGGCTGGAAGGAGGAAAGCATTTAGCACCTGCTCCTCACATCTTATGTGTGCTACCATTTTCTATGTTGCAGTTGTCTGTGCTTACTTTCATCCACCCTCCAGCACCCTCAAAATACAGGAAAAGGTGGCCTCTGTATTCTACACAGCGGTGACTCCAATGTTGAATCCAATTATCTACAGCCTGAGGAACCAAGAGGCGAAAAAGTCCATCTTAAGACTGCTTCAGAAAAGTTCCCATTAG
- the LOC141134331 gene encoding olfactory receptor 5AR1-like yields the protein MGVKNKTQVTVFEFSGLTDDKLVALFLFVLFLMVYIVVMLGNIGMMAMVRISPSLHTPMYYLLRFLSMVDLFYSSVVTPKMLSDLLSERKLITLMGCTLQFYFVCALACAEILVLSVMAYDRYVAICHPLHYVSVMTNKKCLSLVILSFFIAFVQSVAQTSSLFSLEFCDSNLIDHFYCDIPPLARLSCSKIHTCTIVTLVFGGSCCFSSMTIILVSYILIMNSVLRINSAAGRRKAFSTCSSHLMCSTIFYVSVVCAYFHPSSITLKTQEKVSSVFYTVVTPMLNPLIYSLRNQEVKKAIIRLLQKRSHLHI from the coding sequence ATGGGTGTGAAGAACAAGACTCAAGTGACCGTGTTTGAGTTTTCTGGTCTTACTGATGATAAATTAGTTGCCCTGTTCCTCTTTGTGCTCTTTTTAATGGTTTACATAGTGGTCATGCTTGGAAACATTGGGATGATGGCAATGGTACGCATTTCACCCAGCCTCCACACTCCAATGTACTACTTACTGAGATTTCTGTCTATGGTGGACCTCTTCTACTCTTCAGTAGTTACTCCTAAAATGTTGTCTGACCTCCTTTCTGAGAGAAAATTAATCACATTAATGGGTTGCACTCTTCAGTTCTACTTCGTTTGTGCACTGGCATGTGCAGAGATCTTGGTCCTCTCAGTCATGGCATATGACCGATATGTTGCTATATGCCACCCTCTTCACTATGTCTCAGTAATGACTAATAAGAAATGTCTCAGTCTTGTGATTCTCTCATTCTTTATTGCCTTTGTGCAGTCAGTTGCACAGACCAGCAGTCTATTCAGTCTTGAATTCTGTGACTCTAACCTTATAGACCACTTCTACTGTGACATCCCTCCTCTGGCCAGGCTGTCCTGTTCCAAAATCCACACCTGCACCATCGTTACCCTTGTCTTTGGGGGTTCTTGTTGCTTCAGTTCAATGACAATTATCCTAGTCTCCTACATCTTAATCATGAATTCTGTCTTACGGATAAACTCTGCGGCTGGAAGGAGGAAAGCATTTAGCACCTGCTCCTCACATCTGATGTGTTCTACCATCTTCTATGTTTCAGTTGTCTGTGCTTACTTTCATCCATCCTCTATTACCCTCAAAACACAGGAAAAGGTATCCTCTGTATTCTACACGGTGGTGACTCCAATGTTAAATCCTCTTATCTACAGCCTGAGGAACCAAGAGGTGAAAAAAGCCATCATAAGACTGCTTCAAAAGCGTTCCCATTTACATATTTGA